DNA sequence from the Hippopotamus amphibius kiboko isolate mHipAmp2 chromosome 1, mHipAmp2.hap2, whole genome shotgun sequence genome:
CTTTCATCATGCCTACAGTTGTGGTAATGGACCTATCCCTTTCCATGACCCAACCTGTGTCTATCGAGGGGTCCCAGGAATATCAGCACAAGCACCTGGCAGCCCATGGTTTGACAATGCTGTTTGAGCACATGGCCACAAATTACAAGCTTGCATTTACCGCTCTGGTGATGTTTTCATCACTCTGGGAATTGATGGTTCCCTTCACAAGAGACTATAACACCCTACAGGAAGCACTAAGTAATGTGGATGACTATGATAAAACCTGCTTGGAGTCTGCATTAGTTGGTGTTTGCAATATGGTTCAGCAAGAATGGGGTGGTGCAATTCCTTGTCAGGTTGTTCTGGTGAGAGATGGCTGTCTTGGCATTGGTAGAGGGTCAGTGCGGCACTCCCTGGCTACTCAAAGCCAATGCAGCAAGAGCAACAGGTTCCCACTACCTTTTCCTTTCCCACCTAAGTTATATATCATGTGCATGGCAAACCTGGGAGAGCTTCAGAGCACTGATTCCCTAGATTGCCTTGAACATCTTATAGGTGTAAGCAGTGGTGAAGGGCAGATTTTTACTACTGATGGTCCCTTGTGCTTGAAAAATGTACAGTCTATGTTTGGAAAACTGATAGATCTGGCATATACACCTTTCCATGCTGTTCTCAAGTGTGGACACCTAACCGCTGATGTGCAAGTCTTCCCCAGGCCAGAACCTTTTGTTGTAGGTGAGGAAATCGATCCTGTCCCTAAAGTCATTAACACAGATTTGGAAATAGTGGGCTTTATTGATACAGCTGATATTTCAAGTCCCCCAGCTCTATCCAGACACCTGGTCCTACCTGTAGCACTTAACAAAGAAGGTGATGAGGTGGGTACTGGTATAACTGATGACAATGAAGATGAAAATTCAGCCAATCAGATTGCAGGCAAAATACCCGAGTTTTGTGTCCTGCTCCGTGGCAGCCTAAAAGTGGAAGGAATGGTGGCGATAGGTCAGTTAGGTCCTAAATGGCATGGAATGCTCTACTCCCAAGCTGACAGCAAGAAATCAAACCTCATGTCTCTGTTTAAGCCTGGCCCAGAAGCTCTCCCATGGCTAGGGAAAATGGCACAGTTGGGTCCTATTTCAGATGCTAAAGAGAACCCTTATGGTGAGGATGATAATAAGAGCCCATTCCCCCTGCAGCCTGAAAACAAACGCAGTTATgcccagaatgtgactgtgtgGATCAAAGCCAGTGGTCTGCAGACAGATGTACAGAAGATTTTAAGAAATGCAAGGAAACTACCTGCAGACGAAAAATCGCAGACGTTCTATAAGGAGCTGAACCATTTACGAAAGGCTGCCCTTGTGGTGGGAACTCTAGGAGCTttaggacccagaggccataatTCAACTGGAGAGACATGTAGCTGGGCCCAGTTGTTATCTATATGTGCCTGCTTACTCCGCAAAGCCTCTTGCATGTTTTCTGCCTacctctgttactatgtagcccttgtaactctaaaaaacagcccagaggccatgaaagaagagtatccaatcaaatcacttgctaccttccttgttaccttatttgggggacaaagaaagcctaatgtatagGAGCCTAACAAAAGGTATAAAAGAAACAGCCCTGCcgtgttcagggctcagcctttggataccaatctgctgagcctgtgtcggcacaaataaatgctgcttcctgcatatagcctcggtgtcttgcttcactctgtaaaatcccaCAACACCTTGGCCTTTGGTTGCCTGGACCTGCTCAAAGGGGTGGCTGACATGCTAGAAAGGGAGTGCACGCTGTTGCCTGACACAGCGTACCCCAATGCTGCGTTCCAGCTGACCCACACCACCCAGCAGCTCAAGCTGGCCAGTACTGCCACCTCCGAGTATGCTGGGTATGACCACAACATCACACCTTTGCAGACAGACTTCTCTGGGAGCAGTGCTGAAAGAATGTGAAGCTAACTTTGGgaactttccttcttttttcaagtgaaaataatttaggataaaaactTTTCTGGTCTGTTCACCTCTGCAACAGCTACCTGAAGACCTTCCCAAGGCTGCCTCAGAAGCACCACATGCAGGTTTGACTCTGCTACTCTGAGAAGGGTTCTGTGGGATAGGCAGCTGCTTGGGCTTTGACCTTAGCTTTCTGGAGCTCAGAGTCTTTAAACCCAAAAGACAACTATTGCTACCACAATGGACACAGCTCCTGAGAAGCTTGAAAGACTGACAAGCATAGAGCTCTCTCCACCTTCCTCAAGAAACCTAATAACTTGGGTTCTCTGTTCCTGAAAGACCCTTCACTGTTCTCCTGTCCCAACCATAGGGACATTTTCAAGTACCTATGGTTGAAAGAGGAGACTTGCTAATAAATACAAGCCCAACGGCACTAAGTTTCAGAATTTCCTTAGAGCTTAGGCAAAAAGTCACTGGTAACCCTTAGACGCTTTTGGTGTATCTTGAGATACAAACTTATAAACAGCAaccataaatgtaaaaaatgattctcatttcttcaaatttttaatgaaaataaaatatttgactttctataaaaaaaaagtgatcctcAGTTTAAATACATAACAATGGTATAATTTCCAGCATGTTGCAGATATTGTTATTAGCAAATGAAATGGTTATATAAGACTTTAAAGTATATTCACTGTAATCTAAATGCCTAGTGATTTAAATCTACCCTCagactttgaaaaaatgtttctcctaaataattagaattttcatGAATTACATAATTTCATGAATTCATATTTCCATGAATTCATATTTCCATGAATTCATACCTCTGTCCTACTTGCTCCATAAAATAGTTTTTCCTAATAtcatataacatatttttacttgaaaatttgTAAATTTGTAATTAATGACTGTATTATAACTCTTTGAAACAACAATATGCATACAAATTGAAGTTTCAAGTTTCCTGAGaccagaaaagaaatatttttgaagattattaTGTAGGTATTATAATATTATAActgattaaaaaaaccaaaacatatcatatattttgaaaagtttgataaaaaataaagcatgagaCTTTAATTTTGCCATGCTGAAGTAACTTGCAGAAGACTTGTCCtctcatcacaaaaaagaaagtagataaatggacacaatttataaaataacattGGACATTGATTACTGTAGTATTGTGATACccaggaaaatggaaacaaaggagACTTAtctgataattttttaatgttaaaaaagcCACTTATATGATgtctataaaaatgtattttaagataaaaaatggaaatgttaaatttaaaaaatggaaaaaaaattgtgcatATTCTTATTATGAGAGATTCAAATTGACCatattaatatcaaaatatagGTTGAAGAACAGTATCAGGATAAAAAGGGCTATTAATTAACAAAAGGACtaatttatcaaaaatatatacaaatattaaatgaatatacACTGACAAATAGAACTTCAAAACGTATGAAGATAAAATTgagagaactgaaagcagagatgGACAATCCACAATTACTGTTGGACAACTTAAAACT
Encoded proteins:
- the LOC130829051 gene encoding integrator complex subunit 14-like isoform X2; its protein translation is MPTVVVMDLSLSMTQPVSIEGSQEYQPLSNVDDYDKTCLESALVGVCNMVQQEWGGAIPCQVVLVRDGCLGIGRGSVRHSLATQSQCSKSNRFPLPFPFPPKLYIMCMANLGELQSTDSLDCLEHLIGVSSGEGQIFTTDGPLCLKNVQSMFGKLIDLAYTPFHAVLKCGHLTADVQVFPRPEPFVVGEEIDPVPKVINTDLEIVGFIDTADISSPPALSRHLVLPVALNKEGDEVGTGITDDNEDENSANQIAGKIPEFCVLLRGSLKVEGMVAIGQLGPKWHGMLYSQADSKKSNLMSLFKPGPEALPWLGKMAQLGPISDAKENPYGEDDNKSPFPLQPENKRSYAQNVTVWIKASGLQTDVQKILRNARKLPADEKSQTFYKELNHLRKAALAFGCLDLLKGVADMLERECTLLPDTAYPNAAFQLTHTTQQLKLASTATSEYAGYDHNITPLQTDFSGSSAERM
- the LOC130829051 gene encoding integrator complex subunit 14-like isoform X1, producing the protein MPTVVVMDLSLSMTQPVSIEGSQEYQHKHLAAHGLTMLFEHMATNYKLAFTALVMFSSLWELMVPFTRDYNTLQEALSNVVLVRDGCLGIGRGSVRHSLATQSQCSKSNRFPLPFPFPPKLYIMCMANLGELQSTDSLDCLEHLIGVSSGEGQIFTTDGPLCLKNVQSMFGKLIDLAYTPFHAVLKCGHLTADVQVFPRPEPFVVGEEIDPVPKVINTDLEIVGFIDTADISSPPALSRHLVLPVALNKEGDEVGTGITDDNEDENSANQIAGKIPEFCVLLRGSLKVEGMVAIGQLGPKWHGMLYSQADSKKSNLMSLFKPGPEALPWLGKMAQLGPISDAKENPYGEDDNKSPFPLQPENKRSYAQNVTVWIKASGLQTDVQKILRNARKLPADEKSQTFYKELNHLRKAALAFGCLDLLKGVADMLERECTLLPDTAYPNAAFQLTHTTQQLKLASTATSEYAGYDHNITPLQTDFSGSSAERM
- the LOC130829051 gene encoding integrator complex subunit 14-like isoform X3, translating into MPTVVVMDLSLSMTQPVSIEGSQEYQHKHLAAHGLTMLFEHMATNYKLAFTALVMFSSLWELMVPFTRDYNTLQEALSNVDDYDKTCLESALVGVCNMVQQEWGGAIPCQVVLVRDGCLGIGRGSVRHSLATQSQCSKSNRFPLPFPFPPKLYIMCMANLGELQSTDSLDCLEHLIGVSSGEGQIFTTDGPLCLKNVQSMFGKLIDLAYTPFHAVLKCGHLTADVQVFPRPEPFVVGEEIDPVPKVINTDLEIVGFIDTADISSPPALSRHLVLPVALNKEGDEVGTGITDDNEDENSANQIAGKIPEFCVLLRGSLKVEGMVAIGQLGPKWHGMLYSQADSKKSNLMSLFKPGPEALPWLGKMAQLGPISDAKENPYGEDDNKSPFPLQPENKRSYAQNVTVWIKASGLQTDVQKILRNARKLPADEKSQTFYKELNHLRKAALAFGCLDLLKGVADMLERECTLLPDTAYPNAAFQLTHTTQQLKLASTATSEYAGYDHNITPLQTDFSGSSAERM